The Shewanella japonica genome has a window encoding:
- a CDS encoding (2Fe-2S)-binding protein codes for MSQEMQTLEINGKSFTLDADPNMPILWALRDILGLTGTKYGCGAGLCGACTVHVDGKPVRGCLTSIKQAAGKSATTIEGLEADKLKAAWEKHNVPQCGYCQAGQLMSAAALLSTTAKPSEAQIDDAMSGNICRCGTYPRIKAAINTAADNSKVEA; via the coding sequence AAGAGATGCAAACACTTGAAATTAATGGAAAGAGCTTCACCTTAGATGCAGATCCGAATATGCCGATATTGTGGGCACTACGAGATATCTTAGGATTAACTGGTACTAAATATGGTTGCGGTGCTGGTCTATGTGGGGCTTGTACTGTGCATGTTGATGGTAAACCTGTTCGCGGTTGTTTAACCAGCATTAAGCAGGCTGCAGGTAAGTCTGCAACGACCATTGAAGGACTTGAAGCTGATAAGTTAAAAGCGGCATGGGAGAAACACAATGTGCCGCAATGTGGTTATTGCCAAGCTGGGCAACTCATGTCTGCTGCAGCATTACTTAGTACCACAGCCAAACCTTCTGAAGCGCAAATCGATGATGCGATGTCAGGCAATATTTGTCGCTGCGGCACTTATCCCCGTATTAAAGCTGCGATCAATACCGCTGCAGACAATAGTAAAGTGGAGGCATAA